TCTGAAAGTGGTACATAAGCGTTAACAACTTGTGCGTTACCACGTGGTTCCATACCATCTACACGTCCACGACGAGCAGTAACGTCACCCATGATGTCACCCATGTATTCTTCAGGCATTTCGATAGTAACTTTCATCATCGGTTCTAAGATAACTGGATCACATTTTTTAGCAGCTTCTTTAAGTGCTAATGATGCAGCAATTTTGAAGGCCATTTCAGATGAGTCGACATCATGGTATGAACCATCAAATAATTTAGCTTTCACATCGATTAATGGATATCCAGCTAATACACCATTTTCCATTGCGTCTTTAAGACCTTGTTCAACTGATGGGATGTATTCACGAGGAACAACACCACCAACGATAGCGTTTTCGAATTCGAAACCTGCGCCTGTTTCATTTGGTGTGAATTCAATGTGAACGTCACCATATTGACCACGACCACCAGATTGACGTGAGAATTTACCTTGAACGGCTGCAGAAGACTTGAATGTTTCACGGTAAGATACCATTGGTGCACCCACGTTTGCTTCTACATTAAATTCTTTCTTCATACGGTCAACAATGATGTCAAGGTGAAGCTCACCCATACCACCAATGATAACTTGACCAGTTTCTTCATCTGTGTGCGCTTTGAAAGTAGGGTCTTCTTCTTGAAGTTTCACAAGCGCTTGCGTCATTTTATCTTGGTCTGCTTTTGATTTAGGTTCAACTGATAAGTGAATAACTGGCTCTGGGAATTCCATTGACTCAAGGATGATGTCATTTTTCTCTCCACAAAGTGTATCACCTGTACCAGTATCTTTAAGACCTACAGCCGCTGCGATATCACCAGAATATACAGTGCTGATTTCTTCACGTGAGTTCGCGTGCATTTGTAAAATACGACCTACACGTTCACGTTTACCTTTAGTTGAGTTTTTAACGTATGAACCTGAAGTTAAAGTACCAGAGTAAACACGGAAGAAAGTTAATTTACCAACGTAAGGGTCAGTCATAACTTTAAATGCTAATGCAGCGAATTCTGCATCGTCGTCCGCTTTAGCGATAACTTCTTCATCAGGATCATCCGCACGATGACCAACGATTGGTTTAACGTCTAAAGGTGATGGAAGGTAGTCAATTACTGCGTCTAACATTAATTGAACACCTTTGTTTTTGAATGCTGTACCACAAAGTACTGGGTAGAACTCAACATCTGTTGTTGCTTGACGGATTGCGTCTTTAAGCTCATCAACAGTGATTTCTTGTTCTTCAAAGATTTTTTCCATTAAGCTTTCATTTGTTTCAGCAACAACTTCAATCAATGCTTCACGTGCTTCTTCAGCGCGTTCACGATAGTCTTCAGGAATTTCAGTTTCTTCAATTTCAGTTCCTAAATCGTTCGTGTATTTGAAACATTTCATTGTTACTAAGTCAATGATAGCTGAGAATTCATCTTCAGCACCGATTGGTAATTGAATTGGTGCAGCATTTGCTTGTAAACGGTCATGTAAAGTGCTTACAGCGTAATCGAAGTTCGCACCGATTTTGTCCATTTTGTTTACAAATACGATACGTGGTACACCGTATGTAGTTGCTTGGCGCCAAACCGTTTCAGTTTGAGGTTCTACACCTGATTGCGCATCAAGAACTGTTACCGCACCATCAAGTACACGTAATGAACGTTCAACTTCTACAGTGAAGTCTACGTGCCCAGGTGTATCGATGATATTTACACGGTGATTTTTCCATTCAGCAGTTGTAGCCGCTGAAGTGATCGTAATACCACGGTCTTGCTCTTGTTCCATCCAGTCCATTTGTGAAGCACCCTCATGTGTTTCACCAATTTTGTGGATACGTCCAGTGTAATAAAGAATACGTTCAGTCGTCGTCGTTTTACCAGCATCGATGTGCGCCATGATACCGATATTACGAGTGTTCTTTAAAGAAAAATCTCTTCCCATGGGTATTCTTTCTCCTTCCAGAATATAGGATTATATGATTAGATATAGCTTTACCCTAAGCATGTATAGAACTGTTCAACCAACGGCTAAAAAGCAAGTTGATGGCACTATACAGAAATTGCTCAGGGAATTCGCAAATATCTTACCAGCGGTAGTGAGCGAATGCTTTGTTCGCTTCAGCCATTTTGTGAGTGTCCTCACGTTTCTTAACTGCACCACCAGTGTTGTTAGCTGCGTCTAAGATTTCGTTAGCTAAACGCTCTTCCATAGTTTTTTCACCACGAAGACGCGCATAGTTTACTAACCAAC
Above is a genomic segment from Staphylococcus delphini containing:
- the fusA gene encoding elongation factor G, which translates into the protein MGRDFSLKNTRNIGIMAHIDAGKTTTTERILYYTGRIHKIGETHEGASQMDWMEQEQDRGITITSAATTAEWKNHRVNIIDTPGHVDFTVEVERSLRVLDGAVTVLDAQSGVEPQTETVWRQATTYGVPRIVFVNKMDKIGANFDYAVSTLHDRLQANAAPIQLPIGAEDEFSAIIDLVTMKCFKYTNDLGTEIEETEIPEDYRERAEEAREALIEVVAETNESLMEKIFEEQEITVDELKDAIRQATTDVEFYPVLCGTAFKNKGVQLMLDAVIDYLPSPLDVKPIVGHRADDPDEEVIAKADDDAEFAALAFKVMTDPYVGKLTFFRVYSGTLTSGSYVKNSTKGKRERVGRILQMHANSREEISTVYSGDIAAAVGLKDTGTGDTLCGEKNDIILESMEFPEPVIHLSVEPKSKADQDKMTQALVKLQEEDPTFKAHTDEETGQVIIGGMGELHLDIIVDRMKKEFNVEANVGAPMVSYRETFKSSAAVQGKFSRQSGGRGQYGDVHIEFTPNETGAGFEFENAIVGGVVPREYIPSVEQGLKDAMENGVLAGYPLIDVKAKLFDGSYHDVDSSEMAFKIAASLALKEAAKKCDPVILEPMMKVTIEMPEEYMGDIMGDVTARRGRVDGMEPRGNAQVVNAYVPLSEMFGYATSLRSNTQGRGTYTMYFDHYAEVPKSISEEIIKKNKGE